The following are encoded in a window of Arvicanthis niloticus isolate mArvNil1 chromosome 1, mArvNil1.pat.X, whole genome shotgun sequence genomic DNA:
- the Clcf1 gene encoding cardiotrophin-like cytokine factor 1 isoform X2, whose product MDLRAGDSWGMLACLCTVLWHLPAVPALNRTGDPGPGPSLQKTYDLTRYLEHQLRSLAGTYLNYLGPPFNEPDFNPPRLGAETLPRATVNLEVWRSLNDRLRLTQNYEAYSHLLCYLRGLNRQAATAELRRSLAHFCTSLQGLLGSIAGVMATLGYPLPQPLPGTEAAWAPGPSHSDFLQKMDDFWLLKELQTWLWRSAKDFNRLKKKMQPPAASVTLHLEAHGF is encoded by the exons ATGGACCTCCGAGCAG GGGACTCGTGGGGGATGTTAGCGTGCCTATGCACGGTGCTGTGGCACCTCCCTGCAGTGCCAGCTCTTAATCGCACAGGAGATCCAGGCCCTGGCCCCTCCCTCCAGAAAACTTATGACCTCACCCGCTACCTGGAGCATCAACTCCGAAGCTTAGCTGGGACCTAC CTGAACTACCTGGGGCCCCCTTTCAACGAGCCTGACTTCAATCCTCCTCGGCTGGGGGCAGAAACTCTGCCTAGGGCCACGGTCAACTTGGAAGTGTGGCGAAGCCTCAATGACAGGCTGCGGCTGACCCAGAACTATGAGGCTTACAGTCACCTCCTGTGTTACTTGCGTGGCCTCAACCGTCAAGCTGCCACAGCTGAACTACGACGCAGTCTGGCCCATTTCTGTACCAGTCTCCAGGGCCTGCTGGGCAGCATTGCAGGGGTCATGGCAACTCTTGGCTACCCATTGCCCCAGCCTCTGCCAGGGACTGAGGCAGCCTGGGCCCCTGGCCCTtcccacagtgacttcctccagAAGATGGATGACTTCTGGCTGCTGAAGGAGCTGCAGACCTGGCTATGGCGTTCAGCCAAGGACTTCAACCGACTTAAGAAGAAGATGCAACCTCCAGCAGCTTCAGTCACCCTGCACTTGGAGGCCCATGGTTTCTGA
- the Clcf1 gene encoding cardiotrophin-like cytokine factor 1 isoform X1, giving the protein MLPTAWEPEAGDSWGMLACLCTVLWHLPAVPALNRTGDPGPGPSLQKTYDLTRYLEHQLRSLAGTYLNYLGPPFNEPDFNPPRLGAETLPRATVNLEVWRSLNDRLRLTQNYEAYSHLLCYLRGLNRQAATAELRRSLAHFCTSLQGLLGSIAGVMATLGYPLPQPLPGTEAAWAPGPSHSDFLQKMDDFWLLKELQTWLWRSAKDFNRLKKKMQPPAASVTLHLEAHGF; this is encoded by the exons ATGCTGCCCACCgcctgggagccagaggcag GGGACTCGTGGGGGATGTTAGCGTGCCTATGCACGGTGCTGTGGCACCTCCCTGCAGTGCCAGCTCTTAATCGCACAGGAGATCCAGGCCCTGGCCCCTCCCTCCAGAAAACTTATGACCTCACCCGCTACCTGGAGCATCAACTCCGAAGCTTAGCTGGGACCTAC CTGAACTACCTGGGGCCCCCTTTCAACGAGCCTGACTTCAATCCTCCTCGGCTGGGGGCAGAAACTCTGCCTAGGGCCACGGTCAACTTGGAAGTGTGGCGAAGCCTCAATGACAGGCTGCGGCTGACCCAGAACTATGAGGCTTACAGTCACCTCCTGTGTTACTTGCGTGGCCTCAACCGTCAAGCTGCCACAGCTGAACTACGACGCAGTCTGGCCCATTTCTGTACCAGTCTCCAGGGCCTGCTGGGCAGCATTGCAGGGGTCATGGCAACTCTTGGCTACCCATTGCCCCAGCCTCTGCCAGGGACTGAGGCAGCCTGGGCCCCTGGCCCTtcccacagtgacttcctccagAAGATGGATGACTTCTGGCTGCTGAAGGAGCTGCAGACCTGGCTATGGCGTTCAGCCAAGGACTTCAACCGACTTAAGAAGAAGATGCAACCTCCAGCAGCTTCAGTCACCCTGCACTTGGAGGCCCATGGTTTCTGA
- the Clcf1 gene encoding cardiotrophin-like cytokine factor 1 isoform X3 — translation MLACLCTVLWHLPAVPALNRTGDPGPGPSLQKTYDLTRYLEHQLRSLAGTYLNYLGPPFNEPDFNPPRLGAETLPRATVNLEVWRSLNDRLRLTQNYEAYSHLLCYLRGLNRQAATAELRRSLAHFCTSLQGLLGSIAGVMATLGYPLPQPLPGTEAAWAPGPSHSDFLQKMDDFWLLKELQTWLWRSAKDFNRLKKKMQPPAASVTLHLEAHGF, via the exons ATGTTAGCGTGCCTATGCACGGTGCTGTGGCACCTCCCTGCAGTGCCAGCTCTTAATCGCACAGGAGATCCAGGCCCTGGCCCCTCCCTCCAGAAAACTTATGACCTCACCCGCTACCTGGAGCATCAACTCCGAAGCTTAGCTGGGACCTAC CTGAACTACCTGGGGCCCCCTTTCAACGAGCCTGACTTCAATCCTCCTCGGCTGGGGGCAGAAACTCTGCCTAGGGCCACGGTCAACTTGGAAGTGTGGCGAAGCCTCAATGACAGGCTGCGGCTGACCCAGAACTATGAGGCTTACAGTCACCTCCTGTGTTACTTGCGTGGCCTCAACCGTCAAGCTGCCACAGCTGAACTACGACGCAGTCTGGCCCATTTCTGTACCAGTCTCCAGGGCCTGCTGGGCAGCATTGCAGGGGTCATGGCAACTCTTGGCTACCCATTGCCCCAGCCTCTGCCAGGGACTGAGGCAGCCTGGGCCCCTGGCCCTtcccacagtgacttcctccagAAGATGGATGACTTCTGGCTGCTGAAGGAGCTGCAGACCTGGCTATGGCGTTCAGCCAAGGACTTCAACCGACTTAAGAAGAAGATGCAACCTCCAGCAGCTTCAGTCACCCTGCACTTGGAGGCCCATGGTTTCTGA
- the Pold4 gene encoding DNA polymerase delta subunit 4 encodes MGRKRFITDSYPVVKKREGPPGHSKGELAPELGEDTQSLSQEETELELLRQFDLAWQYGPCTGITRLQRWHRAEQMGLKPPLEVHQVLKTHPEDPRFQCSLWHLYPL; translated from the exons ATGGGTCGGAAGCGGTTCATCACTGACTCCTACCCTGTtgtgaagaagagggaggggcccCCTGGGCACAGCAAGGGGGAGCTGGCACCCGAGCTAG GGGAAGACACCCAGTCCCTCAGCCAGGAGGAAACAGAACTGGAGCTGCTGAGGCAGTTTGACCTGGCCTGGCAATATGGGCCTTGCACAG GTATCACAAGGCTGCAGCGATGGCATCGGGCAGAGCAGATGGGCTTGAAGCCCCCCCTAGAGGTACACCAAGTGTTGAAGACACACCCTGAAGACCCTCGCTTCCAATGCAG CCTCTGGCATCTCTACCCACTCTGA